Proteins encoded by one window of Ramlibacter tataouinensis:
- a CDS encoding branched-chain amino acid ABC transporter permease, whose translation MRIGTLKESYVADAALFDSVTQKAWLGVGAALLLLFPFVANDYWLYLACLVAINVASATGLNILTGYTGLVSLGQAAFMGLGAYTVAILEIHTGSPFAVNLLAGGGVAMLGGLIVGIPSLRVKGLYLAIATIAASFIAHFLFANLSFTGGTGGLSMPPASLFGLPLDTSFRLYWLILPVTIAMLWGAANLFRTRVGRAFIAIRDRDISAEVLGIPLLRYKLLSFGLSSFYAGVAGGLWAYFFRVVTPESFPLLMSIFFLAAIIVGGMGTILGGILGAVFMTMVPEVLKLVFDLLPGGTAMTVFLSPVRTVIFGLLIVGFLVFEPHGLAEVWRRIRRYFHLWPFRH comes from the coding sequence ATGCGCATCGGCACCCTCAAGGAAAGCTACGTCGCGGACGCTGCGCTGTTCGACTCGGTCACGCAGAAGGCGTGGCTGGGAGTGGGCGCCGCGCTGCTGCTGCTGTTCCCGTTCGTCGCCAACGACTACTGGCTGTACCTGGCCTGCCTGGTGGCGATCAACGTGGCCAGCGCCACCGGCCTGAACATTCTGACCGGCTACACCGGCCTGGTCAGCCTGGGCCAGGCGGCGTTCATGGGGCTGGGCGCCTACACGGTGGCGATCCTGGAGATCCACACCGGCTCGCCGTTCGCGGTCAACCTGCTGGCCGGCGGCGGGGTCGCCATGCTGGGCGGGCTGATCGTCGGCATCCCGTCGCTGCGCGTGAAGGGCCTGTACCTGGCCATCGCCACCATCGCCGCCTCGTTCATCGCCCACTTCCTGTTCGCCAACCTGTCTTTCACCGGCGGCACCGGCGGGCTGTCGATGCCGCCCGCCAGCCTGTTCGGGTTGCCGCTGGACACCTCGTTCCGGCTGTACTGGCTGATCCTGCCGGTCACCATCGCCATGCTGTGGGGCGCGGCCAACCTGTTCCGCACCCGGGTGGGCCGCGCCTTCATTGCCATCCGTGACCGCGACATCTCGGCCGAGGTGCTGGGCATCCCGCTGCTGCGCTACAAGCTGCTGTCGTTCGGCCTGTCGTCCTTCTATGCCGGCGTGGCCGGCGGCCTGTGGGCCTACTTCTTCCGGGTGGTGACGCCCGAGAGCTTCCCGCTGCTGATGTCGATCTTCTTCCTGGCCGCCATCATCGTCGGCGGCATGGGGACCATCCTGGGCGGCATCCTGGGCGCGGTCTTCATGACCATGGTGCCGGAGGTGCTCAAGCTGGTGTTCGACCTGCTGCCCGGCGGCACCGCGATGACGGTGTTCCTGTCGCCGGTGCGCACCGTCATCTTCGGCCTGCTGATCGTGGGCTTCCTGGTATTCGAGCCGCATGGGCTCGCCGAAGTGTGGCGGCGCATCCGCCGCTATTTCCACCTGTGGCCGTTCCGTCACTGA
- a CDS encoding branched-chain amino acid ABC transporter permease gives MDWGYLFEIALTGVAGGGLYALAALAFVLVYKGTRVVNIAIGEVLMIGAYLFFAFAATFSLPLWLAVPGAVLGCGLLGAIIERTMIRPLLGEPPISAFMVTVGLASILVGVVEIIWSADQRRLPEFLPNTPVVIGDAFLAPKVAYGSLVAVVFIAAVLLLFRFWRGGVALRATASDQGAAYMMGINVPRVFSLAWVASGMIAAVAGIVVGAIGGISSAMGVFGLSVLVVVIVGGLDSVLGALVGGVFIGLVEALAGAFLGAEYKLLATFIVLVVVLMIRPYGLFGTREIERL, from the coding sequence ATGGATTGGGGCTACCTGTTCGAGATCGCGCTGACCGGCGTGGCCGGTGGCGGCCTCTATGCCCTGGCGGCGCTGGCCTTCGTGCTGGTCTACAAGGGCACCCGGGTGGTGAACATTGCCATCGGCGAGGTGCTGATGATCGGCGCCTACCTGTTCTTCGCCTTCGCCGCCACGTTCTCGCTGCCGCTGTGGCTGGCGGTCCCTGGCGCGGTGTTGGGCTGCGGCCTGCTGGGGGCGATCATCGAGCGCACCATGATCCGCCCGCTGCTGGGCGAGCCGCCGATCTCCGCCTTCATGGTCACCGTCGGCCTGGCGTCCATCCTGGTCGGCGTGGTGGAGATCATCTGGTCGGCGGACCAGCGCCGCCTGCCGGAATTCCTGCCGAACACGCCGGTGGTGATCGGCGACGCCTTCCTGGCGCCCAAGGTGGCCTACGGCTCGCTGGTGGCGGTGGTGTTCATCGCCGCGGTGCTGCTGCTGTTCCGCTTCTGGCGCGGCGGCGTGGCGCTGCGCGCGACCGCCTCCGACCAGGGCGCGGCCTACATGATGGGCATCAACGTGCCGCGCGTGTTCTCGCTGGCCTGGGTCGCCTCCGGGATGATCGCCGCCGTCGCCGGCATCGTGGTCGGTGCGATCGGCGGCATCTCCTCGGCCATGGGCGTGTTCGGCCTGTCGGTGCTGGTGGTGGTGATCGTCGGCGGCCTGGACAGCGTGCTGGGCGCGCTGGTCGGCGGCGTCTTCATCGGCCTGGTCGAAGCCCTGGCCGGCGCCTTCCTGGGCGCCGAGTACAAGCTGCTGGCCACCTTCATCGTGCTCGTCGTGGTGCTGATGATCCGCCCCTACGGGCTGTTCGGCACCCGCGAGATCGAACGCCTCTAG
- a CDS encoding ABC transporter ATP-binding protein, with amino-acid sequence MQPTPRVSSAEPQPPVLQVDSVTLAFGGVKALTGVSFAVQPGTITAVIGPNGAGKTSLFNTISGFYRPSAGRVLFEGQDISRVRAPQRARLGLARSFQNIALFRGMTVLDNIKLGRHAHLKTNVLDALLYVGRARREEAELRREIEERIIDFLEIDHIRHAPVAALPYGLQKRVEMARALAMQPKVLMLDEPVAGMNREETEDMARFILDVRREWGITVLMVEHDMGMVMDLSDHVVVLNFGQVIAQGRPAQVQADPEVIRAYLGAGDVQVLRRKLHGEPQPMAEAA; translated from the coding sequence TTGCAGCCCACTCCCCGCGTTTCTTCCGCCGAGCCGCAGCCCCCGGTGCTGCAGGTGGATTCGGTCACCCTGGCCTTCGGCGGCGTCAAGGCGCTGACCGGCGTGAGCTTCGCCGTGCAGCCCGGCACCATCACGGCGGTGATCGGGCCCAACGGGGCCGGCAAGACCTCGCTGTTCAACACCATCTCGGGCTTCTACCGGCCCTCCGCCGGGCGCGTGCTGTTCGAGGGCCAGGACATCAGCCGGGTGCGGGCGCCGCAGCGCGCGCGCCTGGGGCTGGCGCGCAGCTTCCAGAACATCGCGCTGTTTCGCGGCATGACAGTGCTGGACAACATCAAGCTCGGGCGCCACGCGCACCTGAAGACCAACGTGCTCGACGCGCTGCTCTATGTCGGCCGGGCCCGCCGCGAGGAGGCCGAGCTGCGCCGCGAGATCGAGGAGCGCATCATCGACTTCCTCGAGATCGACCACATCCGGCACGCGCCGGTGGCCGCGTTGCCCTACGGCCTGCAAAAGCGCGTTGAGATGGCGCGCGCCCTGGCCATGCAGCCCAAGGTGCTGATGCTCGACGAGCCGGTGGCCGGCATGAACCGCGAGGAAACCGAGGACATGGCGCGCTTCATCCTCGACGTGCGGCGCGAGTGGGGCATCACCGTGCTGATGGTGGAGCACGACATGGGCATGGTGATGGACCTGTCCGACCACGTGGTGGTGCTCAACTTCGGCCAGGTGATCGCGCAGGGCCGGCCGGCGCAGGTGCAGGCCGACCCCGAGGTAATCCGCGCCTACCTCGGTGCCGGCGACGTCCAGGTCCTGCGGCGCAAGCTGCACGGCGAGCCGCAGCCGATGGCGGAGGCGGCCTGA
- a CDS encoding TetR/AcrR family transcriptional regulator gives MNTRSRTTPATAAPAPAPESPWSTPAQRAQQRQRKHEAVLQAAARLFNEKGFHATSLDDIAQQLHVTKPTLYYYVRSKDDILLECVRTALGLMQREIQAVRKAGGRAPDQLVACMRVYALIVTQEFGKCVIRIGEDPLPAPLRKELRRLKAGIDLEFRRLLQECIREGAIVDCDPKLAAFVLAGALSWIGRWYREDGELTPEQIADQAIGLLLNGVLKRPDPPQAPPVASGARKKRAP, from the coding sequence ATGAACACCCGCTCCCGAACCACGCCCGCGACCGCGGCGCCTGCGCCGGCGCCCGAGTCCCCGTGGTCCACGCCCGCGCAGCGGGCGCAGCAGCGCCAGCGCAAGCACGAGGCGGTGCTGCAGGCGGCCGCCCGCCTGTTCAACGAGAAGGGCTTCCACGCCACCTCGCTGGACGACATCGCGCAGCAGCTGCACGTGACCAAGCCGACGCTGTACTACTACGTGCGCAGCAAGGACGACATCCTGCTCGAATGCGTGCGCACGGCGCTGGGGCTGATGCAGCGTGAGATCCAGGCCGTGCGCAAGGCCGGCGGTCGCGCGCCCGACCAGCTGGTGGCCTGCATGCGCGTCTATGCGCTGATCGTCACGCAGGAGTTCGGCAAGTGCGTGATCCGCATCGGCGAGGACCCGCTGCCGGCGCCGCTGCGCAAGGAGCTGCGCCGGCTCAAGGCCGGCATCGACCTGGAGTTCCGCCGGCTGCTGCAGGAGTGCATCCGCGAGGGCGCGATCGTCGACTGCGATCCCAAGCTGGCGGCCTTCGTGCTGGCCGGCGCCCTGAGCTGGATCGGCCGCTGGTATCGCGAGGACGGCGAGCTGACGCCCGAACAGATCGCGGACCAGGCGATCGGGCTGTTGCTCAACGGGGTGCTGAAGCGGCCGGATCCGCCGCAGGCGCCACCGGTTGCTTCCGGGGCGCGGAAGAAGCGCGCGCCGTAG
- the waaF gene encoding lipopolysaccharide heptosyltransferase II: MPMNSLVIAPQWIGDAVMTEPLLRRLNARGERLAVGAVPWVAPVYRAMPQVDEVVELPFQHGGLQWAARRRLGRELRGRFDSAYVLPNSFKSALLPLLAGVPRRVGYLGESRYGVLTQRLPNPRGKPPMVAFYSALSGERDGLEADRPQLHVPESAIAESLGAQGVARGGYVVFAPGAEFGPSKRWPAEHYAALAAGLGRPVLLLGSGKDAPVCEEIVAGAPGHCRNLAGRTSLMQAFALIAGAGAMVSNDSGLMHVAAAFGVPQVALFGSSSPLHTPPLNERAQVVWLKNDPAYQPPLDCAPCFARECPLGHHRCLRDIAPARVAGLLQAH, encoded by the coding sequence ATCCCCATGAATTCCCTGGTCATCGCCCCGCAATGGATCGGCGACGCGGTGATGACCGAGCCGCTGCTGCGGCGGCTGAACGCGCGCGGTGAGCGCCTGGCGGTCGGCGCGGTGCCCTGGGTGGCGCCGGTCTACCGCGCCATGCCGCAGGTCGACGAAGTCGTCGAGCTGCCCTTCCAGCACGGCGGCCTGCAATGGGCCGCGCGGCGCCGGCTCGGGCGCGAGCTGCGGGGGCGCTTCGATAGCGCCTACGTGCTGCCGAACTCCTTCAAGAGCGCGCTGCTGCCGCTGCTGGCCGGCGTCCCGCGCCGCGTCGGCTACCTGGGCGAGTCGCGCTACGGGGTGCTGACCCAGCGCCTGCCCAACCCCCGGGGCAAGCCGCCGATGGTGGCCTTCTATTCGGCCCTGAGCGGCGAGCGCGACGGACTGGAGGCCGATCGCCCGCAGCTGCATGTGCCGGAAAGCGCCATCGCTGAATCACTGGGCGCACAAGGCGTGGCGCGCGGCGGCTATGTGGTGTTCGCGCCGGGTGCCGAGTTCGGGCCTTCCAAGCGCTGGCCCGCAGAGCACTACGCCGCATTGGCCGCCGGCCTGGGCCGCCCGGTGCTGCTGCTCGGCTCCGGCAAGGACGCGCCGGTGTGCGAAGAGATCGTGGCCGGTGCGCCGGGCCACTGCCGCAACCTGGCCGGCAGGACCTCGCTGATGCAGGCCTTCGCCCTCATCGCCGGCGCCGGCGCCATGGTCAGCAACGATTCCGGCCTGATGCACGTGGCCGCCGCCTTCGGCGTGCCGCAGGTGGCGCTGTTCGGGTCGTCCAGCCCGCTGCACACGCCGCCGCTGAACGAGCGTGCCCAGGTGGTCTGGCTGAAGAACGATCCGGCTTACCAGCCGCCGCTCGACTGCGCGCCGTGCTTTGCGCGCGAATGTCCGCTGGGGCACCACCGCTGCCTGCGCGACATCGCGCCGGCCCGGGTGGCGGGGCTGCTGCAGGCGCACTGA
- a CDS encoding zinc-finger domain-containing protein: MSTPAQKQTVVELRAADLNGNGGIFCPSPQAGMKLWNNHPRIFLDIAHTGEAKCAYCGTVYKLKDGEQVGGH; this comes from the coding sequence ATGAGCACCCCGGCCCAGAAGCAAACGGTGGTCGAGCTGCGCGCGGCCGACCTCAACGGCAACGGCGGCATCTTCTGCCCCAGCCCCCAGGCCGGCATGAAGCTGTGGAACAACCATCCGCGCATCTTCCTGGACATCGCCCACACCGGCGAGGCCAAGTGCGCGTATTGCGGCACGGTGTACAAGCTCAAGGACGGCGAGCAGGTGGGAGGACATTGA
- a CDS encoding branched-chain amino acid transaminase — protein sequence MTVVPSMADRDGKIWMDGELVDWRDAKIHVLTHTLHYGCGAFEGVRAYNTVNGTAIFRLAEHTDRLFNSAKILRMQLPFTKEQVNEAQKQVVRANQLESCYIRPLTWIGSQKLGVSPKGNKIHLMVAAWAWGAYLGEEGMQRGIRVKTSSYTRHHVNITMTQAKAVSNYSNSILANMEALDDGYDEALLLDSAGFVSEGAGENVFVVKDGVVYTPDLSAGALNGITRNTVLHICKDLGIELVQKRITRDEIYIAEEAFFTGTAAEVTPIRELDRVQIGAGSRGPVTEKIQNAFFDIVNGRNPKYAHWLTKV from the coding sequence ATGACCGTAGTACCCTCCATGGCCGACCGCGACGGCAAGATCTGGATGGACGGCGAGCTGGTGGACTGGCGCGACGCCAAGATCCACGTGCTCACCCACACGCTGCACTACGGCTGCGGCGCGTTCGAGGGGGTCCGGGCCTACAACACGGTCAACGGCACCGCCATCTTCCGCCTGGCCGAGCACACCGACCGCCTGTTCAACAGCGCCAAGATCCTGCGCATGCAGCTGCCCTTCACCAAGGAGCAGGTGAACGAGGCGCAAAAGCAGGTGGTGCGCGCCAACCAGCTGGAGAGCTGCTACATCCGGCCGCTGACCTGGATCGGCTCGCAGAAGCTGGGCGTCTCGCCCAAGGGCAACAAGATCCACCTGATGGTGGCGGCCTGGGCCTGGGGCGCCTACCTGGGCGAGGAGGGCATGCAGCGCGGCATCCGCGTCAAGACCTCCAGCTACACCCGCCACCACGTCAACATCACCATGACGCAGGCCAAGGCGGTCAGCAACTACAGCAACTCGATCCTGGCCAACATGGAGGCGCTGGACGACGGCTACGACGAGGCCCTGCTGCTGGACAGCGCCGGCTTCGTCAGCGAAGGCGCCGGCGAGAACGTGTTCGTGGTCAAGGACGGCGTGGTCTACACGCCCGACCTGTCGGCCGGCGCGCTCAACGGCATCACGCGCAACACGGTGCTGCACATCTGCAAGGACCTCGGCATCGAGCTGGTGCAAAAGCGCATCACGCGCGACGAGATCTACATCGCCGAGGAGGCCTTCTTCACCGGCACCGCCGCCGAAGTCACGCCGATCCGCGAACTGGACCGGGTGCAGATCGGCGCCGGCAGCCGCGGGCCCGTGACCGAGAAGATCCAGAACGCGTTCTTCGACATCGTCAACGGCCGCAATCCCAAGTACGCCCACTGGCTGACCAAGGTATGA
- a CDS encoding glycerate kinase: MNWQRILVPLAGAALVAFAYRSFGWSGVALVAGGIVMWMLLHFTRLTQVLKRAADQPIGYVGSAVMLNSRLRANLTLLHVVGLARALGEQLSPKEQQPEVFRWTDNSGSRVTCEFEQGKLARWQLERPPAEAQEPGQAPR; this comes from the coding sequence ATGAACTGGCAACGCATTCTCGTTCCCCTCGCCGGCGCCGCCCTGGTGGCGTTCGCCTATCGCAGTTTCGGCTGGTCCGGCGTGGCCCTGGTGGCGGGCGGCATCGTGATGTGGATGCTGCTGCACTTCACCCGGCTGACCCAGGTGCTCAAGCGCGCGGCCGACCAGCCGATCGGCTACGTCGGCAGCGCCGTCATGCTCAATTCCCGGCTGCGGGCCAACCTGACGCTGCTGCACGTGGTCGGGCTGGCGCGGGCGCTGGGCGAGCAGCTCTCGCCGAAGGAGCAGCAGCCCGAGGTGTTCCGCTGGACCGACAACTCCGGCTCGCGCGTGACCTGCGAGTTCGAGCAGGGCAAGCTGGCCCGCTGGCAGCTGGAGCGGCCGCCGGCCGAGGCGCAGGAGCCAGGGCAGGCGCCCCGGTAA
- a CDS encoding BCCT family transporter encodes MQLIVSAGVIALVVLWGLLAPASLDAASGRALAVITRNFGWFYLWVVLGLVLLAGVLAFSRFGDLKLGAEDDEPQFSVAAWFAMLFAAGMGIGLVFWGVAEPLSHYASPPPGVAPGTPEAANIAMRYAFFHWGLHPWAIYGVVGLSMAFFQFRRGGSALVSTATEALPWRIVQRASPLFNVLAVVATAFGVAASLGMGASQINSGLNAIFGVPIGRVAQALIIVLTTVLFVGSALSGVERGIKWLSGINMVLAGLLALAVLLLGPAVAVIDTFTNTLGAYLSELVRMSLRMTPFRDNSWVGDWTIFYWAWWISWSPFVGLFIARVSRGRTIREFLIGTVLAPTLVGFAWFSVFGGTALHMEIFDGVPLAAAVKADVSTAIFAMFDAMPFGLVLSVVATVLVAIFFVTSGDSAVLVLGMMSTGGDPEPGWRVKLVWGVLISAIAMSLMLAGGIQAVQNATIVFALPFAAVVVLMAISVTLAIRHDWHEERRHERELQRKVRQLLKP; translated from the coding sequence ATGCAACTGATCGTTTCGGCCGGCGTGATCGCGCTGGTGGTGCTGTGGGGCCTGCTGGCGCCCGCCTCGCTCGACGCGGCCAGCGGGCGCGCGCTGGCCGTGATCACGCGCAACTTCGGCTGGTTCTACCTGTGGGTGGTGCTGGGGCTGGTGCTGCTGGCCGGGGTGCTGGCCTTCAGCCGCTTCGGCGACCTCAAGCTCGGCGCCGAGGACGACGAGCCGCAGTTCTCCGTCGCCGCCTGGTTTGCCATGCTGTTCGCCGCCGGCATGGGCATCGGCCTGGTGTTCTGGGGCGTGGCCGAGCCGCTGTCCCACTACGCCAGCCCGCCGCCGGGCGTCGCGCCCGGCACGCCGGAGGCCGCCAACATCGCCATGCGCTACGCGTTCTTCCACTGGGGGCTGCACCCCTGGGCGATCTACGGCGTGGTGGGGCTGTCGATGGCCTTCTTCCAGTTCCGCCGCGGCGGCAGCGCGCTGGTGAGCACGGCCACCGAGGCGCTGCCCTGGCGCATCGTCCAGCGCGCCTCGCCGCTGTTCAATGTGCTGGCGGTGGTGGCCACCGCCTTTGGCGTGGCGGCCTCGCTGGGCATGGGTGCCAGCCAGATCAACAGCGGCCTGAACGCCATCTTCGGGGTGCCGATCGGCCGCGTGGCGCAGGCCCTGATCATCGTCCTGACCACGGTGCTGTTCGTCGGCTCGGCGCTGAGCGGGGTGGAGCGCGGCATCAAGTGGCTGTCCGGCATCAACATGGTGCTGGCGGGCCTGCTGGCGCTGGCGGTGCTGCTGCTCGGGCCGGCGGTCGCCGTCATCGACACCTTCACCAACACGCTGGGCGCCTACCTCAGCGAGCTGGTGCGCATGAGCCTGCGCATGACGCCCTTCCGCGACAACTCCTGGGTGGGCGACTGGACCATCTTCTACTGGGCCTGGTGGATCTCCTGGTCGCCCTTCGTCGGGCTGTTCATCGCCCGCGTCTCGCGCGGCCGCACCATCCGCGAGTTCCTGATCGGCACGGTGCTGGCCCCGACGCTGGTCGGCTTCGCCTGGTTCTCGGTGTTCGGCGGCACGGCCCTGCACATGGAGATCTTCGACGGCGTGCCGCTGGCCGCCGCCGTCAAGGCCGACGTCTCCACCGCCATCTTCGCCATGTTCGACGCCATGCCCTTCGGCCTCGTGCTGTCGGTGGTGGCCACCGTGCTGGTGGCCATCTTCTTTGTCACCTCCGGCGACTCCGCCGTCCTGGTGCTGGGCATGATGAGCACCGGCGGCGATCCCGAACCGGGCTGGCGCGTCAAGCTGGTCTGGGGCGTGCTGATCTCGGCCATCGCCATGAGCCTGATGCTGGCCGGCGGCATCCAGGCGGTGCAGAACGCCACCATCGTGTTCGCCCTGCCGTTCGCCGCCGTGGTGGTGCTGATGGCGATCTCGGTCACGCTGGCGATCCGCCACGACTGGCACGAGGAGCGCCGCCACGAGCGCGAGTTGCAGCGCAAGGTGCGCCAGCTGCTCAAGCCCTGA
- the radA gene encoding DNA repair protein RadA yields MAKDKTTYSCTECGGSTPKWQGKCPQCGAWNTLIETVAETPAAQRHRFASLAPTSAVATLADIEAAEVARTPTGIGELDRVLGGGMVEGGVVLIGGDPGIGKSTLLLQALDGLQRAGVATLYVTGEESGAQVALRSRRLGLDRSQVQVLAEIQLEKILGALAASQPAVAVVDSIQTVYSDQLTSAPGSVAQVRECAAHLTRAAKASGTAIVLVGHVTKEGALAGPRVLEHMVDTVLYFEGDTHSSFRLVRAIKNRFGAVNEIGVFAMTEKGLKGVANPSAIFLSQHAEPVPGSCVLVTLEGTRPMLVEVQALVDTGGPSPRRLSVGLERDRLAMLLAVLHRHAGVACMDQDVFVNAVGGVRITEPAADLAVMLAITSSLRGKPLPKGFIAFGEVGLAGEVRPAPRGQERLREAAKLGFSVAVVPRANAPKKGSREIEGLLIHPVDRIEEAMDVVRGLA; encoded by the coding sequence GTGGCCAAAGACAAGACGACCTACAGCTGCACCGAATGCGGCGGCAGCACGCCCAAGTGGCAAGGCAAGTGCCCGCAGTGCGGCGCCTGGAACACCCTGATCGAGACCGTGGCCGAGACGCCGGCCGCCCAGCGCCATCGTTTCGCCTCGCTTGCGCCCACCTCGGCCGTGGCGACGCTGGCCGACATCGAGGCCGCCGAGGTGGCGCGCACGCCCACCGGCATCGGCGAGCTGGACCGGGTGCTCGGCGGCGGCATGGTCGAGGGTGGCGTGGTGCTGATCGGCGGCGACCCCGGCATCGGCAAGTCGACCCTGCTGCTGCAGGCGCTCGACGGGCTGCAGCGCGCCGGCGTGGCCACGCTCTACGTCACCGGCGAGGAGTCGGGCGCCCAGGTGGCGCTGCGCTCGCGCCGGCTCGGGCTGGACCGCTCGCAGGTGCAGGTGCTGGCCGAGATCCAGCTCGAGAAGATCCTGGGCGCGCTGGCCGCCAGCCAGCCGGCGGTGGCGGTGGTCGATTCGATCCAGACCGTGTACTCCGACCAGCTCACCTCGGCGCCCGGCTCGGTGGCGCAGGTGCGCGAATGCGCGGCCCACCTGACGCGCGCCGCCAAGGCCAGCGGCACGGCGATCGTGCTGGTCGGCCACGTGACCAAGGAAGGCGCCCTGGCTGGCCCGCGCGTGCTGGAGCACATGGTCGACACGGTGCTCTATTTCGAGGGCGACACGCACTCCAGCTTCCGGCTGGTGCGGGCGATCAAGAACCGCTTCGGCGCGGTCAACGAGATCGGGGTGTTCGCCATGACCGAGAAGGGCCTCAAGGGCGTGGCCAACCCGAGCGCCATCTTCCTGTCGCAGCACGCCGAGCCGGTGCCCGGCAGCTGCGTGCTGGTGACGCTGGAGGGCACCCGGCCGATGCTGGTGGAGGTGCAGGCGCTGGTCGACACCGGCGGCCCCAGCCCGCGCCGGCTGTCGGTCGGGCTCGAGCGCGACCGCCTGGCCATGCTGCTGGCGGTGCTGCACCGCCACGCCGGCGTCGCCTGCATGGACCAGGACGTGTTCGTCAACGCGGTCGGCGGCGTGCGCATCACCGAGCCGGCGGCCGACCTGGCAGTGATGCTGGCGATCACCTCGTCCCTGCGCGGCAAGCCGCTGCCCAAGGGCTTCATCGCGTTCGGCGAAGTCGGGCTGGCCGGCGAGGTGCGGCCCGCGCCGCGCGGCCAGGAGCGCCTGCGCGAAGCCGCCAAGCTGGGCTTCTCGGTGGCAGTGGTACCCAGGGCCAATGCGCCGAAGAAGGGCAGCCGCGAGATTGAGGGCCTGCTCATCCATCCGGTCGACCGGATCGAGGAAGCCATGGATGTGGTGCGCGGCCTGGCCTGA
- the hpaR gene encoding homoprotocatechuate degradation operon regulator HpaR, whose product MLTTTFSHRNLPRLLLQAREAVMAHNRPRLREHGLSDQQWRVLRVLGEHGTVETGRVAREAFILGPSLTGVLARMERDGLVRRERDPADQRRTVVEATARGRKLVGKLSNAVEAHYQWMEEQLGKDRLAQLYGLLDQLIELEQPEVTHRDALRRNGASRKPEACA is encoded by the coding sequence ATGCTCACGACCACCTTCTCGCACCGCAACCTGCCGCGCCTGCTGCTGCAGGCGCGCGAAGCCGTGATGGCGCACAACCGGCCACGGCTGCGCGAACACGGCCTGTCCGACCAGCAATGGCGGGTGCTGCGCGTGCTGGGCGAGCACGGCACGGTGGAAACCGGCCGCGTCGCGCGCGAGGCCTTCATCCTCGGCCCCAGCCTGACCGGCGTGCTGGCGCGCATGGAGCGCGACGGCCTGGTCCGGCGCGAGCGCGACCCGGCCGACCAGCGTCGCACCGTGGTGGAGGCCACGGCCCGCGGCCGCAAGCTGGTCGGCAAGCTCTCGAACGCGGTCGAGGCGCACTACCAATGGATGGAAGAGCAGCTGGGCAAGGACCGGCTGGCCCAGCTCTATGGGCTGCTCGACCAGCTGATCGAACTGGAGCAACCCGAAGTGACCCATCGCGATGCCTTGCGCCGCAACGGTGCGAGCCGCAAGCCGGAGGCCTGCGCATGA
- a CDS encoding fumarylacetoacetate hydrolase family protein, translating to MTWLPAGTVYGTLLNQRSEYEALAPHMHDAPYKAPPRAPVLYVKTANTFNPDGGAIALPAQVPEVEVGATVGLVMGAAGQVQGCVLLNDVSVPHASLFRPPVKFKCLDGFLGIGSGVRNVDPASVQIEVRVNGDLRQTVRFDALVRDPGQLLAAVGEFMTLGEGDVLMLGCDAARPRARAGDRIELRSAALGRLGHTLVAEAA from the coding sequence ATGACCTGGCTTCCGGCTGGCACGGTGTACGGCACGCTGCTGAACCAGCGCAGCGAGTACGAGGCGCTGGCGCCGCACATGCACGACGCGCCGTACAAGGCGCCGCCGCGGGCGCCGGTGCTGTACGTCAAGACCGCCAACACCTTCAACCCCGACGGCGGCGCCATCGCGCTGCCGGCGCAGGTGCCCGAGGTCGAGGTCGGCGCCACCGTCGGGCTGGTGATGGGCGCCGCCGGGCAGGTGCAGGGCTGCGTGCTGCTGAACGACGTGTCGGTTCCGCACGCCAGCTTGTTCCGCCCGCCGGTGAAGTTCAAGTGCCTGGACGGCTTCCTCGGCATCGGCAGCGGCGTCCGAAACGTGGACCCCGCCTCGGTGCAGATCGAAGTGCGGGTCAACGGCGACCTTCGGCAGACCGTGCGCTTCGACGCGCTGGTGCGCGATCCCGGCCAACTGCTGGCCGCTGTCGGCGAGTTCATGACGCTGGGCGAAGGCGACGTGCTGATGCTCGGCTGCGATGCCGCGCGCCCGCGCGCCCGGGCCGGCGACCGGATCGAGCTGCGCTCGGCCGCACTCGGCCGCTTGGGCCACACGCTGGTCGCGGAGGCCGCATGA